DNA sequence from the Chloroflexota bacterium genome:
GATCGTAACGAGGGTTTTATCCAGCATCATCGAAATAGCAGGGGTGGCCGATGCGGGTATTGTTCTGCTCTACGACTCTTCCGACGGCTGGCTGAAAGTAGAGGCTGCGCAAGGTTATGACCTAAGCATTTTGAAACAGGTCCGTCTAGCGTCCGGGGAATCGATGATCGGTAAAGTGTTTCAAACTGGTCAGGCTGAGCTATACTCTACCCCAGAGGCCGTCGTGGCAGCAATGGCGAATATGACGCCGTCGAACCACGAGATCTTCAGAAAGGCAACCATCGGTTTGGGACAACCGCTGAGCGCAGTGTGCATTCCATTAACTGTAGACCAGACCCGAATTGGAGTCCTGGTACTGGAGAACCTGTGTCAATCCACAAAATTCACTTCTACAGACCTGGACTTCCTACAGGGCGTGGCTGATCTGATTGCCCTCTCTATCACAAACTGCCGCCTGAGAGAGGAGCGACAGTCCGCCCAGGTCCTCAGCGAGGCTAATCGTCTTAAGGCTGAGTTGATCTCCACTCTGGCCCATGAGATGCGTACTCCACTGACTTCGATCAGAGGTTACTCTACGGCCTTGCTCATGGAAGAGGCCACCTTCAGTCCCGAGGTCCAACGGGAGT
Encoded proteins:
- a CDS encoding GAF domain-containing protein, whose protein sequence is MSNQDAASKGLDPATASGSISLKAQAVDKDRMLSIVFEIAKTLATEQDLEAIVTRVLSSIIEIAGVADAGIVLLYDSSDGWLKVEAAQGYDLSILKQVRLASGESMIGKVFQTGQAELYSTPEAVVAAMANMTPSNHEIFRKATIGLGQPLSAVCIPLTVDQTRIGVLVLENLCQSTKFTSTDLDFLQGVADLIALSITNCRLREERQSAQVLSEANRLKAELISTLAHEMRTPLTSIRGYSTALLMEEATFSPEVQREFLQIIDEEGQVRFFL